DNA sequence from the Malus sylvestris chromosome 10, drMalSylv7.2, whole genome shotgun sequence genome:
TTCGAGTTTTTTTCCCCCCGGATATAGAAGCATGATTAAATGAGATtgcttgggttttttttttttttttttttttttgtttaaatttttttccacATGGCACCGATGACAGCCACGTCATAAAAGTATGGATCCCCCTTGGGGCGCATCATTATTTAACAGACCAATTAACAATTTTTAACCGCTGTATGACATGCGATGAAATTCTAAGTTATTGTTATTGCGTGAGATTGTAATGTTTTAAGGATGAAATCTATTTTTGGGCAGCAATAGTCTCTGTGAATCTCTTCCTGACCAGGCCAGGCTGAGTTTCACTTAACCCTTCCCCTTCTGAGGCCAAGTGTTAGCGGCTAGCATGAGGTTGTAATTGAACACAAACTTGAGAGTGCATACCGTAATTTACCCAAATAACAAGTCGGGTGTCCAAATACCACTTTGAGGCTGTGAATAGATCTCACAGGATTAGGGACTTTGAAACAACGTATACCTTTGCTACTTCACCACCATTATTCCAAACCTGCAGTGTATATAAGTTACTCATATGCTGCAATAATAGAACACAAAACTAGGGGCTAAGTCCAGCTTAGCATCACCCGTTTGTCAAAAGGAAATATCTCTAATGAATCACCAAGAAACACAAAATATATTTAGGCGCGTGGAGTGGAATTCCAATTCTAGCGATTTATCTATGCAAGTGATAGTTCTCCGGCAGGAATTGATCTCTTGACAAGCTTTGCCCACGATTCATTGGTTTCGGATATGACCTTAAGAGCATAATCCTGTTCATCACAGGAATTGTTTCTAAAATTAGACATAAAGCACATCACGCACACGTACACGCAcacgtacacacacacacacacacgcacacgtACACGCACACGCAGAGATTGTAGGTTGTATCATTCATATCTAATGTTTTGCAGATGGTGGCAATGAATTTATTTGTTCTTTGCTTATACAAGAAAAGCAAGAGAAGGTTTAAGTGTGACAATTAGTGTTATGCTACTGTGTAGTGGACAGTACCAAACCACACCGGGAAAGAATTTCAAGCAATAAATAGACTGGAACAAGAGATAACTAACAACCAATACAACCAAAGTTAGAACATCGATACATGAGTTTTAGGGGCGACAGACCCAAGAGCGAAGTCTTTAATCAGAAATTTCTGAATGTGCAGCATAAAACTATGCACAAAGCCTCTTAAAAGAGTAATTCTATAGACTTAAAAATCAAATCATCGCCCTTGATTTCTTAATAAATAATCACGTAACCCTatccataaaaacaaaaacaaaagatagagaGAAAGCAAATGGATCAAATTGGAATGTTGACAGATGAGTTCTCAGGCAAAGAGACCAAAGAGAAACCCTAAATCTGATTGTTTGCGATAAGTTGGAAAAAAGCTGCATGCAAATCCCCTCCGGAAACAGCATTTAAACCTGGGTAACAGCAGCCCAAGGATCCCACCCCTTGATTACTTAATTATTTAATCCTAATCTTCCAAAATACTTTAGACTCACATAACTGTCAGATGATTGATTAAAAAGACTAGGAGTTTACCAAATAAAACATGGAATCCAAACAAGACAAATAATAACTAAGAAGCAACTAAAACCCTGAACTAACTAGAACCCAAGCCAAGTTGGCTACCTATTTATGTTGGCAGGTATATTTTCCTGCATGCCATTGCCATGACCACTATACTAATTTCACAATGATGCATGAATTAAGACTTGCAATTAATGTCCAGCAAAGGTAGATTCATGCATCGTGTTTCGACTGCCTTTATGTTGTGGGACACCAATTCGTTTAAATCATGCCCTATTCCTGAATATTGAGTCCATGCACCATGCAACATATCAAATGTAGCAcgccctaaaaaaaaaaaaatactgcaAAGAAAACAATTACCTCGCCCTTAACCTTAAACCCTCCCACTGCACCCCAATCCTACTGCCTCGTTTTGAAGTAAACTCTAGATTCACACAAGTCAGATGACCATAAAGAGACAGTCTTACATGAATTATGCATTTACATAAGCAATTATTGAAGACATTGAAATCAGAAAATCAGATTTGACTTGGACAAATGCATTTTCTAAACCCATTAGTGTGTGCTCTAGAACAAGTAATTGGGCTATAAAACACGAGTATTCATTCAATGACCTTCACCCTACCCCCATAACTAATTTTGTAATCAAATCTTGTCATGCCTCCTTACAACACTGGCACTTTGCAAGGAGTACTATACTACTAGGCCAGAGTGTCAACAAAAGCTGGTGACTGAATCAATAAAGGAACGAATcatgggaaaaagaaaaaagcaacaCTCCATAATAGCAACTTGGCAGCCTAGATAGAATTGAAAAATAGACCAAACAAATAGAGTACTCAAAACAATTCAGGGATAGCAATTGAAAATGTCACTGTAAAATTACCTTGTTTGCTGCTTTGTTGCCAAGACCAAATTTGTTAGCAGGCTTTCCATCAGGTATCTTGTAGTCTCTGAACCAGTCCCTTATTGCAGTGAGAGTCCCCTGAAGTAAACCATAAGATTAAGCCTCATGAGTTTTGGCACATTTTACTGAAATTAATTCTTCAGCTTATCCTTAAACCACTCCACTCCTACTAGCAAATGAGTAACGTCCAGGTACAAATGCTAATGTGGCTTATGGATTAGTTATGATAAAAATAAGAACTACCATGCCCACCAATGCCTTAAGTTGTTTTCAACAATATCCCCATATATTTTTATGTGAACAATATTTATCACCGTTTCCTTTCATTTTAGTACAAAATTTACTCGCAACACCACACACGTACTAAGTCCATTCGAAAAGCTTACTCTAGTTTAGGAAGGTAGATAAATTGTAACTAAACAGTAACGTATATCACAACCATCCACTTCACTCAAAAGAGTTAAGGTAGACTTTATCCATTTTTTGTACAGTAATCATATAATGTAACAACAATGAATTTCAAATCTGAAAACATCTATAATTGAATATATTAATTACGGTGGCAAGGGTTGGTGAGTGTGTAATTACAGAAATCTGATAGTGCTTGGTTAAAAGTAAGTGCTTGGTTAAAAGTAATACATACTGGGAAATGCTTCTCAACATCATCAACGTCGTTAACTAGAGAAGCCCTTGGATCATCCAATGAAATTGCAACAATTTTCCAGTCAAGTTCCCCTTCATCGATCATAGCTAAAGCAGCCAATGGCTTTACTTTGAGAATCTCACCAATCTTTCTCCGACTATCACCTATCTCAACAACATCAACTACAGGTTGTAGAAAAACAAGATTTTTAGTTTTCCTTCTAAAGGTGACACTTGCCTTGGACAAAAGTTGGTAACATAAAACACAGACAAGTGAGCATACCTGGATCATTATCCCCAAATGCTCCTTCAACTTCATTGTTAGCAAGCGATGGGTCTTCCCACGTTTGTGGAAGCAACCCATAATTCCAATTAATGTTGTAGCTGAGAAGGATAGGCATTCAGATagataactatttttttttacaacgaTGCATTTACACTAAAGGGTGGGAGAACACATAAGATAACTTCAAGAATTTAAATAAACAATGATAGATAGATAGTGCACACACAATACCCGTGCAATGTCATGGTGGTTGCGTAAAAGAAAGACACTTAGAAATGATGAGATAAAAAGAGTAACTTGGAAACAAAGTAATGTGTCATTTTATAAACTTTAGCTCCAAATTTTATAACTAAAATTGCTTAATGGAATTATTTCGTGTAGTgtgaattttcttttatatgTAAAGAAATAATTGTATATGTTTCTCTTAATAATATAAACAGAAGATGATACGTCCAGAGTGTGTATAGCATGTGTGTAACGTGATGTCGTTCCAAAGGAAGAAAGAACGTAAGATATGTGGAATGAGAGTAACTACTCTAGCATGTCTGTAAATAATGGTAACAGAAGGTTGTGTAACCTCAATATACATTGTTGTCCATTTCCTATCATCTTAAACTTTTGGGTAAGTGGTTGTGTAACATTAGTTTGTAAGAAGTCCTCAATTCAGTCCTCAATCCCCATTTCTTAATTGGTTTATAGGAAAAAACAAGTAAACTAAAATATCAAACTCTTGCCACAATATTGCTCATATATGCATGTGCTTATCTGCATATTACTCATATATGCATGTCCTTATCTGTGGGCATCTATCACCCAGGGAAAAAAAATGTGCATAtaagaaattaaacaaataaagatAATCAGCACCAACAGTGACTTACTCATAGTCATGAtgcacccttagccaaaaattACATTGATTCAGGTAACATATCCAAGCACCACAAGAACAAACACTATAATATAACCTTAAGAAAAGTAAAATTAGACTTACGGA
Encoded proteins:
- the LOC126586226 gene encoding soluble inorganic pyrophosphatase 6, chloroplastic-like, with amino-acid sequence MATARVLTAANTSCLLSKATSFLPKQSPYSTTTLCFTRRRAASLSLSSSSRSRRSFICTAIYNPEVQIKEEGQPETLDYRLFFVDRSGQKVSPWHDIPLQAGDGVFNVVVEIPKESSAKMEVATDEPHTPIKQDTKKGKLRYYPYNINWNYGLLPQTWEDPSLANNEVEGAFGDNDPVDVVEIGDSRRKIGEILKVKPLAALAMIDEGELDWKIVAISLDDPRASLVNDVDDVEKHFPGTLTAIRDWFRDYKIPDGKPANKFGLGNKAANKDYALKVISETNESWAKLVKRSIPAGELSLA